In Natronolimnobius baerhuensis, a single window of DNA contains:
- a CDS encoding methyl-accepting chemotaxis protein — MLRRLRSNVPSRIRRSYALKFGIVLLLIGASVGMIGFVATEEIRAHVQSEADEEFTTLAEQEARSLQAWSESNEQRVETLVRSPDLRSLSTTELRQYTQHPERANAIHIVDTDDGEIIASTDRALDGQPATELSVPDATGLLEVIEPFSVYRSSPYLLDDGDATPAVTYAQTTGDGAIGVVYTVELEQYSSQFGTYSDERSTTMVLDGQGALMFGDDGYGEDNEQFVQSYDGADDAVLDSQVATSRTVSADTMPALLTAYGFPQEEYVVGSAPVTGTDWTVLIHEPTADAYGFVTTVQWLGFAATAGLMVLVTALGAVVGRNTARSINRLREQAAEMERGNLDVDLETDRVDEIGQLYLAFDNMRRSLRTQIDEARRARADAEAERQHTKRLNEDLTEAASRYAAVMQTAADGDLTVRMDPEMTDTEAMKDVATEFNGMLEQLEETIARLTYFAGEVAEASEQVSSSSETVRNASENVAASVQSISDGAARQNDSLQDVSSELSDLSQTTREIADASSEVTEIATQTAATSEDGREAAKEAISGVDAIESESEHAVDEIEQLEGEVAEIDRLIEQIQVIADRTNMLALNTNLEAVRSSSGNSEDFAAVAEQVKDLSANAKDAAEEVERCLERIREQTADSATAVERTSYEVNATARRVMKAATALEDIAVYAEETKSGVEDISTATEQQLDSTHEVVSEVSEVATISQETATGADTVAAATEEQTSALNEVTGSMTQLAERANKLSTALDRFETTTPDEEDVPLEQL, encoded by the coding sequence ATGTTGCGTAGGCTCCGTTCGAACGTCCCCTCGAGAATCCGCCGGAGTTACGCGCTCAAATTCGGGATCGTACTGTTGCTGATCGGTGCGTCCGTCGGCATGATCGGCTTCGTTGCAACCGAGGAAATTCGTGCCCACGTCCAGAGCGAGGCAGATGAGGAGTTTACGACGCTCGCCGAGCAGGAAGCCCGGAGCCTCCAAGCGTGGTCCGAAAGCAACGAGCAACGGGTCGAGACGCTCGTGCGGAGCCCGGACCTCCGGAGTCTTTCGACGACGGAACTTCGCCAGTACACTCAACATCCAGAACGGGCGAACGCGATTCACATCGTCGACACCGACGACGGAGAGATCATCGCAAGCACGGATCGGGCACTCGACGGACAACCTGCCACTGAACTCTCGGTTCCCGACGCGACCGGACTGCTCGAGGTAATCGAACCGTTTTCGGTCTATCGCTCGAGTCCGTACCTGCTCGATGATGGGGACGCGACACCTGCAGTGACGTACGCCCAGACGACCGGTGACGGGGCGATTGGCGTCGTCTACACGGTCGAGTTGGAGCAGTACAGTTCCCAGTTCGGAACGTACAGTGACGAGCGGTCGACGACGATGGTGCTCGACGGACAGGGCGCGCTCATGTTTGGGGACGACGGCTACGGTGAGGACAACGAGCAGTTCGTCCAGTCCTACGACGGGGCTGACGATGCCGTTCTGGACAGTCAGGTAGCTACGTCTCGGACGGTGTCAGCGGACACGATGCCAGCGTTGCTCACCGCCTACGGCTTCCCACAGGAAGAGTACGTCGTCGGCTCAGCACCGGTCACAGGAACAGACTGGACCGTACTCATCCATGAGCCAACGGCGGACGCCTACGGGTTCGTCACGACGGTGCAGTGGCTCGGTTTTGCCGCAACTGCTGGGCTCATGGTACTGGTAACGGCACTGGGGGCCGTTGTCGGGCGAAATACGGCGCGGTCGATCAACAGATTGCGAGAACAGGCCGCCGAAATGGAACGCGGCAATCTCGACGTCGACCTCGAGACGGATCGTGTCGACGAAATCGGCCAACTGTACCTCGCATTCGACAACATGCGCCGCTCGTTGCGAACGCAGATCGACGAGGCACGCCGCGCTCGAGCAGATGCCGAAGCGGAACGACAGCACACGAAGCGACTGAACGAAGACCTCACCGAGGCAGCGAGCCGATACGCGGCAGTCATGCAGACTGCTGCAGACGGCGATCTCACGGTTCGGATGGACCCCGAGATGACCGATACCGAGGCGATGAAAGACGTTGCGACCGAGTTCAACGGCATGCTCGAGCAACTCGAGGAGACGATTGCTCGCCTGACCTACTTTGCAGGCGAAGTCGCCGAGGCAAGCGAGCAGGTCTCGAGTTCGAGCGAGACGGTTCGTAATGCCTCAGAAAACGTCGCCGCGTCCGTGCAGTCGATCTCAGATGGGGCGGCACGACAGAACGATTCCCTTCAGGACGTCTCGAGTGAACTCTCGGATCTCTCACAGACGACGCGAGAGATCGCCGACGCCTCGAGTGAGGTGACAGAAATCGCAACCCAGACCGCTGCCACCAGCGAAGACGGTCGTGAGGCTGCTAAAGAGGCGATAAGTGGTGTCGACGCAATCGAAAGCGAGTCCGAACACGCCGTCGACGAGATCGAGCAACTGGAAGGCGAGGTCGCAGAGATCGACCGGCTCATCGAGCAAATCCAGGTTATTGCCGACCGTACGAACATGCTCGCACTCAACACTAATCTCGAGGCTGTTCGCTCCTCGAGCGGGAACAGCGAGGACTTCGCGGCGGTCGCCGAACAGGTCAAAGACCTCTCGGCCAACGCAAAAGACGCCGCCGAAGAGGTCGAACGCTGTCTCGAACGGATTCGCGAACAGACAGCGGATTCGGCCACTGCGGTCGAGCGCACGAGTTACGAAGTGAACGCGACTGCGCGGCGAGTGATGAAAGCTGCAACCGCACTCGAGGATATCGCGGTCTACGCTGAGGAAACGAAATCGGGCGTCGAAGACATCTCGACGGCGACCGAGCAGCAACTGGATTCGACCCACGAAGTCGTCTCCGAAGTCAGTGAGGTTGCGACGATCAGCCAGGAGACGGCGACGGGTGCAGATACCGTCGCTGCCGCAACCGAAGAGCAAACGAGCGCGCTCAACGAGGTGACGGGGTCGATGACGCAACTCGCAGAGCGGGCGAACAAACTCTCGACGGCGCTGGATCGGTTCGAAACCACGACGCCCGACGAAGAGGATGTACCGCTCGAGCAACTGTAA
- a CDS encoding ABC transporter substrate-binding protein — translation MGTGNSAKPTLFRRTALQTGAAAGLAAVGLAGCTNNRGTSTDEEPTPEPAHEEPFELIHWWTAGGEEDALEALLEGFLESTEYDETDLTENPAPGGAGSALNAAVQSRLVDDDPPSTFQIWPGESLRPFLDSEVFGDLEEIWDTEMESAYIESVTALARDGGTYVAVPINIHRLNNLFYNIEVVEDSGVDPHGIDDPVDLLEAFETVADAGYIPFAHQTQEAWPTVQLWETLFIGIAGPDAFHSLLEGDVESLEADISESLSLLERYSGSFSPDTSSITWEEANGQVIDGDAAFTHQGDWAAGHYRAIGLEYGSDWGHVAFPGTDDVYTMVLDSFVMPEPNPTPEMTAAFLSYCGTADAQERFNPPKGSIPPRTDVSTDAFPPFLEDQMQEFEASSAQPPTIAHGSGIEPSAKNELEEVFAVFLESWDVDETTDRILDTLDDE, via the coding sequence ATGGGAACAGGGAACTCAGCCAAACCAACGCTCTTCCGACGGACGGCCCTCCAGACCGGGGCAGCGGCTGGACTTGCAGCCGTTGGACTCGCAGGCTGTACGAACAACCGCGGCACGTCCACTGACGAAGAACCGACACCCGAACCGGCCCATGAGGAGCCGTTCGAACTCATCCACTGGTGGACCGCCGGCGGGGAAGAAGACGCGCTCGAGGCGTTGCTCGAGGGATTCCTCGAGTCGACGGAGTACGACGAGACTGATCTTACTGAGAATCCAGCGCCCGGCGGTGCTGGCTCGGCGCTGAACGCGGCGGTGCAGTCGCGGCTGGTAGATGATGACCCACCGAGTACGTTCCAGATCTGGCCCGGCGAGTCATTGCGTCCGTTTCTCGACTCCGAGGTCTTTGGCGATCTCGAGGAGATCTGGGACACCGAGATGGAATCGGCGTATATCGAGAGCGTCACGGCACTTGCCCGCGACGGCGGAACTTACGTCGCAGTGCCGATCAACATCCACCGGTTGAACAACCTCTTTTACAATATCGAGGTCGTCGAGGACAGCGGCGTCGACCCCCACGGAATTGACGATCCAGTGGACCTGCTCGAGGCGTTCGAAACCGTTGCAGACGCCGGCTACATCCCATTTGCCCACCAGACACAGGAAGCGTGGCCGACAGTCCAGTTATGGGAGACGCTCTTTATCGGCATTGCTGGTCCCGACGCGTTTCACTCCCTGCTCGAGGGCGACGTCGAGTCACTCGAGGCAGATATTTCCGAGTCACTTTCGCTGCTCGAGCGCTACAGTGGGTCCTTCAGTCCGGATACGAGTTCAATAACCTGGGAAGAAGCGAACGGGCAGGTCATCGACGGCGATGCGGCGTTTACGCACCAGGGCGATTGGGCTGCTGGCCACTACCGAGCAATCGGCCTCGAGTATGGCAGTGACTGGGGTCACGTCGCGTTTCCGGGGACGGACGACGTCTATACGATGGTGCTAGATTCGTTCGTTATGCCGGAACCAAACCCGACGCCGGAGATGACAGCGGCGTTTCTCAGCTACTGTGGCACCGCAGACGCACAGGAACGGTTTAATCCACCGAAGGGGTCAATCCCGCCACGTACCGACGTCTCAACCGACGCCTTTCCACCGTTTCTCGAGGATCAGATGCAAGAGTTCGAGGCGTCGTCTGCTCAGCCGCCAACGATTGCACACGGCTCAGGGATCGAGCCCTCGGCAAAGAACGAACTCGAGGAGGTGTTTGCAGTGTTCCTCGAGTCGTGGGACGTCGACGAGACGACCGACCGGATTCTGGACACACTTGACGATGAGTGA